CCCGCTTCGTCACCAGGGTGATCCCCGCCCAGTCGGCGCCGGGGATCTGTTCCACGGCTGCAGTCGTCACCGACGCGAGCAGTTCGGTCTCGTCGGCCGGCAACTGTTCGAAGAGTTCGCGAGCCTTGTCGGCCAAAGCGCTGAACCGGGTCGTGACGTCGTTGTTGTCGCTCAAGTTCTGCCTCCACGGGCGCGACATGCTCCGGTGCCGCGCGCTGAACGGGGTGCGCGTCTCGATGTCTCCGCACAGGGCGACCGGGACGCGGCAGCCGGTTGTTTCAGCCGCACACGAGGAGTTTATACAAGGGCGACAACAGCGGGGCGAGGTCTGCGAACGCCGATGACAGTGCCGCATCGACCTGCCCGACAACGCCGCGAGGGCCGCGGGTTCACGAGGGATCGACGTCCAGCCCGGCAAGTGATGCCCGCAGCCGCGGTTCAACAGCCTATGCGGGGTCGGCCAGGTGTTCGGCGCCGAAATCGCCCGTGGTGGGCCGACTTTGCGAACGGTCCTCGATACGGGTCACCAACGCTTCGCCGCCGGACGCGACATCGCTCGGCACCGTGGACCGGAAGCGTCGCTGATACTTGCTCGGCGAGATGCCGAGGCGCGCGACAAACGCCCGACGCAAGGCCTCGCTGCTTCCGTAGCCGGCGGCGGTCGCGGTCTCGGTGACCGACAGTCCCGCGTCGAGCTTGTCGCGGGCGAGCGCGAACCGGACCTGCGCCACGTACTCCGCCGGGGAACTCTCGAGTTCGGCGCGGAACAGTCGCGTGAGATGGCGCGCGCTGACACCGGCGTGCGCCGCCAACGACCGGACCGTGTGCGACTCGGTCGGATCGGCGCAGATGAGATCGGTGAGCTCACGGACGAGGTCGCTGCGCGGCACCGGACCGGTCAACGACGCGGAGAACTGCGACTGACCGCCGGCCCGCTGCATGTAGACCAACAGCGACTGGGCAACGCGTCGTGCGACATGGGGGCCGTGGTCCTCCTCCACCAGCGCCAGCGCGAGATCCATCCCCGCGGCCACGCCGGCCGAGCTGTAGACGTTGCCGTCACGGACGAAGATCGAGTCGGGCTCGACGTCCACGGCCGGGTACAGCCGGGCCAGGTTGTCGGTGAACTTCCAGTGCGTGGTCGCCCGCCGACCGTCGAGGACACCCAACGCCGCGAGCACGAACGCGCCACTGCACACCGACGCGAGTCGTCGGGTGCCCTTGGCGAGGCTCGCCGTGGCCGCCAACACCTCTGGGGTGACGAAGCGGCTCGGCGACATCTCGCTGCCCGGGATGATAACGGTGTCGCACCACCCGGCGTCGGCCGCCGCGGCCGACACCGACATCCGGGCGCCGATCGACGTCATGACGTCACTGCCGTCCGGCGACACCAACACCACGTCGTAATTGTCGACGGTCTGGTTGGCCTCGATGAACACCTCTGCGGGGCCCGCGAAATCCAGCAACTTGACGCCGTCGAAGACCAGGATGCCGATGCGCCGACGAGTCGCGGGGTCGGCTGGGAGATCGAGCAGCGTCATAGTTATGGAATTGTGCCTCCACAATCCTGTTCGCGCCACACATTGCTAGTTTGTTGCCATGGGACGCCCACGCCGCTTCGACGAGGACGCGCTGCTCGACGCCGCCGAGGACCTGTTCTGGTCGCGCGGCTTCGACGGCACGTCGGTCGAGGACGTCTCCGCGGCGACCGGTGTCGGCAACGGCAGCATCTACGCCGCCTACACCAACAAGATGGGCCTGTTCGTCGCGGTTCTCGACCGCTACTGCGATCGGCGCGCGGCGTTCGTGGAGACGACGCTCGACGCCACCTACGGTTCCGCGCAGCACGCGGTTCGCGTCTACTTCGACGCGGTGATCGCCGACTGCGGGTCGCATTCCGACCGCCGCGGGTGCCTGATGTTGAACACGCTGGCGCACATGGGCGATCGAGTGCCGACCGTGACCGGCATCATCAGCACCGCCACCCGACGCATGGAGACCGCCGTGGCGCATCGACTCCGCGGGCCCGAGTTCGACAGTCTCCCCGAAGCCGAGATCTCGGCCCTGAGTGCGCACGTCGTGATGGTGTCGCAGGGCCTGATCCAGCTCAGCAGGCTGGGTACAACTCCACCGCGCCTCGGTGAGATCGCGGCTGTCTCAGCCGATCTGCTGCCCACCGCCTGACCGTCACCTCCTAGTCCGCGTCGAACGTCGCACGGCGGGCGAACACCTCATCCATGTTGGCTTGAGCCCATTGCTTGACACCGCCGATGACCTGGTTCAACGACAGACCCAACTCGGTGAGCTCGTAGGACACCGTCACGGGCACGGTCGGCGTCACCGTTCGGGTGACCAGACCGTCACGTTCCAGCGAGCGCAATGTCTGCGTCAGCATCTTCTGGCTGACGCCGGCGATCAGGCGCGCCAGTTCGGAGTAGCGCATCGCCCGCGGTTCGCCGTCGCACCCGGGTCCGCCGCCACCGAGACCAGCCAGGACCAACACGACCCATTTGTCGGAGATCCGCTCCAGCAGATGGCGACTCGGACATCCGGCCAGGAATGCGTCATAGTCCACTTTGGCCTGCGCTCGCTTCTGGGCCGCCGTCGATGTCGCCATCGAAACCTCTTTTCTGGTCCGGAGAGTTACGCACTCACAGGTGCCTGCTTCCCGTTGGGATGCTACCCGGCGAGAATCGCAAGTGACAGACCACCAGAAACGAAAGGCACACGAATGAGCACGTCCTCACCCCTCCCCGGCGGAAGCTGGCCGTTGGGCGAGGTGACCGTCACCCGGTTCGGGTACGGCGCCATGCAACTCGCCGGCCCCGGGGTGATGGGACCACCCACCGACCCCGACGCGGCGATCTCCACCCTGCGCGAGGTCGTCGATCTGGGTATCACCCACATCGACACCGCAGACGCGTACGGACCGCGCATCACCAACGAACTGATCCGGACAGCGCTGCATCCCTACCCGGAATCCCTGCACATCGTGACGAAGGTCGGCGCGAGCCGGGACGAACACGGCGGATGGCCACCGGCGCGCGGGCGGGAGGATGTCCGCCGCGCGGTGCAGGACAACCTGGAGGTACTCGGCCTCGATGTCCTCGACGTGGTCAACCTTCGCCTCGGTGATGCCACCGGGCCGCAGGACGGTTCGCTACTCGAGCCGTTCGAGACGCTGGTCGAACTGCAGCAGCAGGGCCTCATCCGTCATCTGGGCGTGAGCAATGCGACGGCTACGCAGGTCGCCGAGGCCCGGTCCATCGCCCCCATCGTCTGCGTCCAGAACATGTACAACCTCGCCCATCGGCAGGACGACGATCTGATCGACGACCTCGCCGCCGCCGGCGTCGCCTACGTGCCGTTCTTTCCGCTCGGCGGGTTCAGCCCGCTGCAGTCCTCGGAACTCTCGGCCGTCGCCGATCGACTGGGGTCGACGTCGATGTCGGTGGCCCTGGCCTGGTTGCTCCAGAGGTCGCCGAACGTCCTGCTGATCCCGGGCACCTCGTCGTCGACGCATCTGCGCGAGAACGTGATCGGCGCAGGGCTGGTGCTGTCCGAAGACGATCTCGCCGCACTCGATCGGATCGGTCGACCGGTGGGCTGACCCGCTGACATGACGGAACCGACCGGTGCCGCGCGCGGGGTCGCGGGCACCGGTCGGTGGGGGGATGGGAAGGAGTGAGAGGTCAGCGTCCGCCGAGGAGCTGGGACGCTGCGTTGGTGAGCACGGTGCCCGTTTGGACCTGGGCGTTCGTGCCCGCCGATCCCAGCTGCGACTGCGCGTTGCTACCCGCGGTCCCCAGCTGCGACTGCGCGTTGCTACCCGCGGTCCCCAACTGCGACTGCGCGTTGCTACCCGCGGTCCCCAACTGCGACTGCGCGTTGCTACCGGCCGTGCCGAGCTGCGACGAGCCGTTGGTCAGGGCGGTGCCGAGTTGCTGCGACCCGTTCGACAATGCGGTTCCGAGCGGACCGGCCGAGGCCGGTCCTGCGGCGAGGACGGTGGCGAATGCGGCGGCGGCCACGACCGATCCGGCGAGGGTTCCGATGCGCTTCGCGAGTGCGATGTTGTTTGTCATGAGTGAGATAGAACACGGCGTTTCGCGGGTCCGGTAGTGCTTTGACCAGGGTTTTTGAAGTATGGGGCTGATCCCCCAGCCCCCTATCGAGGGTGCTCGGACAATCCCCGCACCCCCTACCCCGGCCCCCTATGGAGCCGATTCGACACCGGGAAGTCGGTATTCCTGTTTCGGTCGCCCGGTGCTGCCGTATCGCAGTTTCATCACCAGTTGCCCGTCGGCCACGAGCGATGCCAGGTAGCGGCGAGCGGTGGGTGGGGAGATGCCCACGACGGAGGAGAGTTCGTCGGCGAACATCGGTCGCGCCTGGTCGGCGAAGGCCCCGAGGATCGATTTCTCGGTCTGCGAGCTCTCGTCGCCGCGAGCCTGCGGGACGCGGTCGCCCCGCATGGTCGCCACGGCCGAATCCACTTGTGCCTGACCGAGAGTGGTGGTGTCGACGATGCGTCGGTACTGGGCGTAACCGGCAAGCCTGCGCGCCAGTTC
This window of the Williamsia phyllosphaerae genome carries:
- a CDS encoding GlxA family transcriptional regulator, coding for MTLLDLPADPATRRRIGILVFDGVKLLDFAGPAEVFIEANQTVDNYDVVLVSPDGSDVMTSIGARMSVSAAAADAGWCDTVIIPGSEMSPSRFVTPEVLAATASLAKGTRRLASVCSGAFVLAALGVLDGRRATTHWKFTDNLARLYPAVDVEPDSIFVRDGNVYSSAGVAAGMDLALALVEEDHGPHVARRVAQSLLVYMQRAGGQSQFSASLTGPVPRSDLVRELTDLICADPTESHTVRSLAAHAGVSARHLTRLFRAELESSPAEYVAQVRFALARDKLDAGLSVTETATAAGYGSSEALRRAFVARLGISPSKYQRRFRSTVPSDVASGGEALVTRIEDRSQSRPTTGDFGAEHLADPA
- a CDS encoding response regulator encodes the protein MSRSELSLLVVDDDFRVAALHASIADAMIGFRTEARVGGIAEARTALVDHPDIDLALVDVHLPDGSGIELIREMRCDAFVVTAEESATAVRHAFTAGALAYLIKPFENTELARRLAGYAQYRRIVDTTTLGQAQVDSAVATMRGDRVPQARGDESSQTEKSILGAFADQARPMFADELSSVVGISPPTARRYLASLVADGQLVMKLRYGSTGRPKQEYRLPGVESAP
- a CDS encoding winged helix-turn-helix transcriptional regulator, producing MATSTAAQKRAQAKVDYDAFLAGCPSRHLLERISDKWVVLVLAGLGGGGPGCDGEPRAMRYSELARLIAGVSQKMLTQTLRSLERDGLVTRTVTPTVPVTVSYELTELGLSLNQVIGGVKQWAQANMDEVFARRATFDAD
- a CDS encoding TetR/AcrR family transcriptional regulator, with the translated sequence MGRPRRFDEDALLDAAEDLFWSRGFDGTSVEDVSAATGVGNGSIYAAYTNKMGLFVAVLDRYCDRRAAFVETTLDATYGSAQHAVRVYFDAVIADCGSHSDRRGCLMLNTLAHMGDRVPTVTGIISTATRRMETAVAHRLRGPEFDSLPEAEISALSAHVVMVSQGLIQLSRLGTTPPRLGEIAAVSADLLPTA
- a CDS encoding oxidoreductase, which translates into the protein MSTSSPLPGGSWPLGEVTVTRFGYGAMQLAGPGVMGPPTDPDAAISTLREVVDLGITHIDTADAYGPRITNELIRTALHPYPESLHIVTKVGASRDEHGGWPPARGREDVRRAVQDNLEVLGLDVLDVVNLRLGDATGPQDGSLLEPFETLVELQQQGLIRHLGVSNATATQVAEARSIAPIVCVQNMYNLAHRQDDDLIDDLAAAGVAYVPFFPLGGFSPLQSSELSAVADRLGSTSMSVALAWLLQRSPNVLLIPGTSSSTHLRENVIGAGLVLSEDDLAALDRIGRPVG